In the genome of Nymphaea colorata isolate Beijing-Zhang1983 chromosome 9, ASM883128v2, whole genome shotgun sequence, one region contains:
- the LOC116261066 gene encoding probable methyltransferase At1g29790, whose translation MGSVSLKIGDGTAKFKRSTICSSGLNIVMLISVLITNLFALYAFTSPPLHLQHPTLQEHKNITVISEHVSLILREIGAAQKKLSQMQKELSGYESLDFWAPNIPGELKLYLQPQTLPLGKDSKMGITEMVASIGHPCSNSLDLLARYMNYKVGQTCPDDWDLAQKLMLRGCEPLPRRRCLSRPPAPKVELLLPFPASLWKPVADKVVSWSRYRCKSFQCLNARKGQAKPADDCVDCFDIVKGVENQRWIKAMDRNDFVVDDVLALGNGGIRIGLDVGGGTGTFAARMAERNVTVITSTLNLNAPFNEFVAARGLFPLFLTLGQRFPFFDGTFDLVHTMHLLSDWIPVESMEFLMFDIDRVLRAGGLLWLDKFFCAEEELKKTYVGLIEKFGYKKLKWVVGPKGDASATGRTDVYLSAVLQKPPRA comes from the coding sequence ATGGGGTCTGTGTCGCTCAAGATTGGAGATGGGACGGCCAAGTTCAAGAGATCGACTATTTGCTCCTCCGGCCTCAACATCGTCATGCTCATCTCCGTCCTCATCACCAATCTCTTCGCTCTGTACGCCTTCACCTCCCCGCCTCTTCACCTGCAGCACCCAACCCTCCAAGAACACAAGAACATAACTGTCATCTCCGAGCACGTCTCCCTCATCCTCAGGGAGATCGGCGCAGCCCAGAAGAAGCTCTCCCAGATGCAGAAGGAGCTCAGCGGCTACGAGTCCCTCGATTTCTGGGCTCCCAACATCCCCGGAGAGCTCAAGCTCTACCTCCAGCCACAGACCCTCCCCCTCGGCAAGGACTCCAAGATGGGTATCACGGAAATGGTGGCTTCCATCGGTCACCCTTGCTCCAACTCCCTGGATTTGCTCGCACGGTACATGAACTACAAGGTGGGTCAAACCTGCCCCGACGATTGGGACCTCGCTCAGAAGCTTATGCTTAGAGGGTGCGAGCCGTTGCCTCGCCGGCGCTGCCTATCGCGTCCGCCAGCACCGAAGGTGGAgctcctcctccccttccctGCTTCTCTGTGGAAGCCCGTCGCCGATAAGGTCGTTAGTTGGAGTCGCTATAGGTGCAAGAGCTTCCAGTGCTTGAATGCGAGGAAGGGCCAGGCTAAGCCGGCAGATGATTGCGTTGATTGCTTCGATATTGTTAAAGGGGTCGAGAACCAGAGGTGGATAAAGGCCATGGACCGGAACGATTTCGTTGTCGACGACGTCTTGGCATTGGGTAATGGTGGTATAAGGATTGGGCTCGATGTCGGCGGCGGGACGGGGACTTTTGCGGCGAGGATGGCCGAGAGGAACGTCACTGTCATTACCTCTACTTTGAATCTCAATGCTCCATTCAACGAGTTTGTCGCCGCGAGGGGTTTGTTTCCCTTGTTCTTGACGTTGGGACAGAGGTTTCCCTTCTTTGATGGCACATTCGATCTGGTGCATACAATGCATTTGCTTAGTGATTGGATTCCGGTCGAGTCCATGGAGTTTCTGATGTTTGATATCGATAGAGTTTTGAGGGCGGGGGGTCTTCTTTGGTTGGACAAGTTCTTCTGCGCCGAGGAGGAATTGAAGAAGACTTATGTTGGTCTGATCGAGAAATTCGGGTACAAGAAGCTGAAATGGGTCGTTGGGCCGAAGGGGGATGCGTCGGCAACCGGCCGGACAGACGTTTACTTGTCTGCCGTTCTTCAAAAGCCACCGAGAGCATAA
- the LOC116260631 gene encoding LOW QUALITY PROTEIN: subtilisin-like protease SBT2.4 (The sequence of the model RefSeq protein was modified relative to this genomic sequence to represent the inferred CDS: substituted 1 base at 1 genomic stop codon) — MTGNLETRSHRAGAGQPAGVMAITFPGGAHLRKVQSERVQEVVDHHDQLLKSTLDTASYQKLYSFYHLINGFAIHTTVSQVAKLRTIKEVRTIEKDRGARLMTTYTPTFLGLPAGAWAREGGPQNAGEGIVIGLVDSGIDPTHPSFANTASDPFLPNIPRFSGTCQTGPWFPENSCNGKIVSARYFSAGAAALMPLNASKDFLSPFDANGHGSHVAAIAAANSGVQVIVDGFNYGSASGMAPRARIAVYKALYPDIATLADVLSAIDQASQDGVDILSLSVGPDEPPKDSPFTMLNVFDVMLMFAQRAGIFVVQAAGNKGPDAGTVISFSPWVMGVAACHTDRTYAPYLLLGNYLSLPGIGLSGKSSSSIYFLNWWKMXPKYQLCAAASTLTDYKLVSAKDAAVLPNVTAEECQNPDALTAEVVQGRILICSFSAGFFQRNATIYAVLRTASKLGAMGFVLVANPLYGDFTADPVPFSIPGIMIPRVSDAQALMEYYENKTHRDETGVAYAYGAAASVRSGREASFNEKEAPIVSRFSSRGPGVIDLKLSPSDILKPEILAPGHTIWAAWSPISMVDPLLKGYSFAPLSGTSMAAPHVAGIAALVKELHPSWTPAMVASALVTTASKYDNKGNPIMAEGSYGNTGNLYPATPFDYGAGLINAAAAMDPGLAFQSGNFPYQILVYNYTYIKGKRKVTCFHLSDFEDYISFLCAMPNMEPQAVQDATGMQCSNSLAYPSDLNLPSITIGALKGDRSVWRNVTNVASGTETYLCSVLPPRGVEVQVLPSFFTIAPQETQDLEIKLSVVQALNVFSFGEIVLIGSLDHIVRLPLTVFTLPVH; from the exons ATGACTGGAAATCTTGAGACTCGCAGTCACAGGGCCGGAGCTGGGCAGCCGGCAGGGGTcatgg CAATCACTTTTCCTGGTGGTGCTCATCTTAGGAAGGTGCAGAGTGAACGTGTGCAGGAGGTGGTGGATCATCACGACCAGCTTCTCAAGAGCACATTGGATACTGCCAGCTACCAGAAGCTTTATAGCTTCTACCACCTCATCAATGGCTTCGCAATCCACACTACTGTTTCTCAG GTTGCGAAATTAAGAACAATAAAGGAAGTGAGGACGATAGAGAAAGACAGAGGTGCAAGGCTAATGACAACATATACACCAACCTTTCTTGGTCTTCCAGCAGGAGCATGGGCAAGGGAAGGAGGACCGCAGAATGCAGGCGAGGGAATAGTAATAGGACTAGTCGACAGCGGCATCGACCCAACACACCCAAGCTTTGCAAATACAGCATCAGACCCTTTCTTGCCAAACATTCCCCGTTTCTCTGGCACATGCCAAACAGGTCCCTGGTTCCCAGAGAATTCCTGCAATGGGAAGATAGTTTCTGCTCGTTACTTTTCAGCAGGAGCTGCTGCATTGATGCCTCTAAATGCATCCAAGGATTTCTTGTCACCCTTTGATGCCAATGGGCATGGAAG CCATGTTGCCGCCATTGCTGCTGCAAACTCTGGTGTCCAGGTCATCGTGGATGGCTTTAACTATGGCAGTGCAAGTGGAATGGCCCCCCGAGCTCG GATAGCTGTGTACAAGGCATTATATCCAGACATAGCAACCCTAGCTGATGTCCTTTCGGCAATCGATCAA GCCAGCCAAGATGGAGTGGATATCCTGTCACTGTCAGTTGGACCTGATGAACCTCCCAAAGATAGCCCTTTTACAATGCTGAATGTGTTTGACGTGATGCTCATGTTTGCACAGAGGGCAggtatttttgttgttcaagCAGCAGGAAACAAAGGGCCAGACGCAGGCACTGTCATTTCTTTCAGTCCATGGGTGATGGGGGTTGCTGCCTGTCACACTGATCGAACATATGCACCATATCTGCTGTTAGGCAATTATCTAAGTCTGCCAGGAATTGGCTTGTCAGGCAAGTCCTCTTCATccatttactttttaaattggTGGAAG ATGTAACCCAAGTATCAACTGTGTGCTGCAGCCTCTACCTTGACAGATTACAAGCTTGTTTCAGCAAAGGATGCTGCAGTCTTGCCTAATGTTACAGCTGAGGAATGCCAGAACCCAGATGCATTAACGGCAGAGGTGGTGCAAGGAAGAATCTTGATTTGTTCCTTCTCTGCTGGGTTTTTCCAAAGGAACGCAACAATATATGCAGTTCTCAGGACAGCCAGTAAGCTTGGTGCCATGGGTTTTGTTTTGGTTGCCAACCCACTCTATGGAGATTTTACAGCAGATCCTGTTCCTTTCTCAATTCCAGGCATCATGATTCCCAGAGTCTCTGACGCGCAG GCACTCATGGAATACTATGAGAATAAAACACACAGAGATGAAACAGGAGTTGCGTATGCATATGGTGCAGCAGCATCAGTCAGATCAGGAAGGGAAGCATCATTTAATGAGAAGGAAGCTCCCATTGTGAGCAGGTTCTCGTCTAGAGGTCCAGGAGTCATTGACTTGAAACTAAGCCCATCAGACATCCTGAAACCAGAAATTCTTGCTCCAGGGCATACCATATGGGCAGCATGGAGCCCAATTAGCATGGTGGATCCTCTTCTTAAAG GATACAGTTTTGCACCATTATCTGGGACTAGTATGGCAGCACCACATGTAGCAGGGATTGCAGCATTAGTTAAAGAGCTACATCCATCTTGGACTCCAGCCATGGTGGCATCTGCACTTGTAACCACTGCCTCTAAATATGACAATAAGGGTAATCCAATAATGGCAGAAGGTTCCTACGGCAATACAGGTAATTTATATCCTGCTACACCTTTTGATTATGGAGCTGGCCTTATAAATGCAGCCGCAGCTATGGATCCAGGCCTTGCTTTCCAGTCCGGTAATTTTCCTTACCAAATTTTAGTATACAACTATACATATAtcaaaggaaagagaaaagtaaCATGCTTTCATTTGTCAGATTTTGAAGATTACATTAGCTTCTTATGTGCAATGCCAAATATGGAACCCCAAGCAGTGCAAGATGCCACTGGTATGCAATGCAGCAATTCATTAGCCTACCCATCTGACCTCAACCTACCATCTATTACTATAGGAGCCCTGAAAGGAGACCGGTCAGTATGGAGGAATGTCACAAATGTCGCGTCAGGGACAGAAACTTACTTGTGCTCTGTATTGCCACCAAGGGGAGTGGAGGTTCAAGTGCTACCATCTTTCTTCACAATAGCTCCACAGGAAACCCAAGATTTAGAAATCAAACTGAGTGTGGTTCAAGCACTTAATGTTTTCAGCTTTGGTGAGATTGTTCTAATAGGAAGCCTTGATCATATAGTGAGACTTCCACTAACAGTATTTACTCTTCCTGTACACTAA